The genome window ATTGAATCAGCAACAAACAGCTGGACCAGTGTTAGGTCTGTCAACCTGGTTATGAGAACTGGGTACTGACGAAGTACTTGACTGAGGGTGCCTTCCTGTAGACAAACACATGGtggaatcatcatcatcatcatcatcatcatacaatGAACTAACCCAGTTTCATGACTAAAACAGGCTGTAAAGTaaaacaatatgtggaaaaagtaaaggggtctgaatattttcagaatgcactgtatattgttcAAAATGATAACGCATACCTCTAAACAGCAGATAAGTTTTCTTGGTCATCTtatacaaaacacaaccaagGACAATGCTGAGGATGACACAAAGAGCCAACACTACACCCAGACAGTACACCAAGAGAACATGGTCCTCCTTACAACCATCTGTAGAAATACAGATAGTGATAGAGGAAATTCAGGACATTTTGCTCAACTAGACATACAATTTATTCACAACAATGTGAAAGTATGTTAGACATTTTCAGAAATGTCAGAAATATAACTTACGGACAATGTTCAGCTTGGTCCCGTTGCCAAACAGTATCTCCCCACATGAGGCAACAGCACAGTAGTAAGTCCCagcatcagagaggctgaggttcCTCTTGAGGAGGTTGTAGACACAGCTCTGTGTAGGAGATCCAGCATCAGGGCTCTTTTCATACATGTCTGAACCAATAGATTCCCACCTTACATACAGGTATAGTCTGTATTCATCAATGAATCAATTATGTGTTTCTCTCTAAAATGCTTATGCTACCAAAAAGGAGTGCTATTTATCTTCAAATGATGTAAAGTCAGAGTTACTGGTTTGTATTTGTTCATcatttgggttgtttgctttgactagtggcacatacagtgcctatagaaagtctacactaACACTGgacttcttcacattttattgtgtaacaaagtgggattaaaattgatttaattgtaatttttttgtcaacaatctattCAAAAATCTAATGTCAAAGAGGAATAATTTCTAATATAATATTACATGGTGCAAATAAGTGGTAAGTATTGGGCAAGTCATTAAATGCAGGaaataaaaacatgtttattGAAATATCACACACGCATAAAGGCAGGTTACAGAGTTTATTTTACAAATATTATCATGAAAAGGAAGAGTTCAGATATTTGCTAAATCATTATAAATACAGTATTTTGTACTACACTTATTTTTACAACAGCAAATGTATCCAGTCAGTCAACCTCAGCCACTGTTGCTGAGGATTTGAGACTTCTGAAACCATCCTAGTATCAGCTTTCACACTTATTGGACAATTATGCTCTGCGTCTGAGTGATTCTATGTTGATATTAAGAGAGTATGCCAATGCAGTGACAGTCTCTTCAGCTAGGCCCGACTATTACATTTTACAGCAAATGAGGAATGTACAAAATAGCCAAGTCACACGGACACAGTCAAGCTCAAAGGGGAGGTCAGTAAGGGTAAACTTAAAATGATGCTGATTGGAGGACTGTCACATCCTGTCTTGATGACTCACTCCAGAGTAGAtggtttcttcctctctctgttctctcctctgtctcctgggcTTGGTACTCTTCTTGTCAGTGAACTTCAGGGCGGTATAGTTCAGAGAATGATCGTCACCTTGGAGCTATGGGGATGAAACACAGACTCAATCAATTCAAACTCTATGTCAAATCTAATGCTGTAATATTTATCTTTAAAACTCTTATACAGTCTCACTCTTGTTACAGCAATTCTGCTAACCTGTTGGTCAAACGTGTTGGCATTAGGATTCCCATACTGGCTCTGCTGAGAAGGGGTCCCCGCTAAAAGATAAAtgacaaaacattaaaaacacttGAAACATACTATGTATGTCATATTTTCTGCTTCAAAATGAATTAGGCTTGTGAAATGAAAACAATGTCCAGAGAGGGAAGTGGTAAAAGGAGAGCTAGCCTTCACCCTTCTTTATGATCTataactattattactattactattagcATGAAGACTTTTACAGTACCTGCACAGTGTTCACATCGTGACCTCTTCATTCTCACACAGAGGAAAACGTTGACAACCACACTCAGAATCACAGCAGTTGTCAGGCAATATAGAATGATGAGGAAAATAAGCTGACTCTGATCACCCAACAGGTCTGAAACTTAGAAAACAAGGCTTGATCATTTTCTATTATGCTTTGTACCTCAGTGCTTTTGGCATTAAAGTTAGCTATAAAAGTTATATTTGAAATCAACTATGAATTGAAAGTGCTAGATTTACATATGATATTTCTAACAATTTGAGAGAAAATTAGTGCTGTATTTTGGTTATGCACAGCTTACCTTCGATGTCCAGCTTGGTCCCGTTGCCAAACAGTATCTCCCCACatgaggccacagcacagtagtaagtcccagcatcagagaggctgaggttcCCCTTGGGGAGGTTGTAGACACAGTTCTGTGTAGGAGACCCAGCCTCAGGGCTCTTCTCACACTGATCACTCCTGTCTCTATGGGTGTAAATGATTCCTGGATGGGATTCTCCTGAGCCATGTCTGAACCAATAGACACTGTGTTCTCCTGCACAGGTCTCATTGTGTATTGTACAGttcagagtcacagagtctcctGGCTGGACTGACTCAGACACAGGCTGCTGGATCACAGACATGCTGTTGGACCCTGAATCTAAAAAGAGTGAGTAAGATCATGGTGTGTACATTCTATTTTCCTGCTAAATTCATTAATTTAGCATTATATGAACACACTTcaataccaacattttaaaaagcaACTTAAGTTACCTTTGACAATTAAAAATGTTCCTTCTCCAAATTTGACTTCGCCCACTTCCATAGCACCACAGTAGTATGTAGCTGAGTCCCCTGACTCTGTCTTGGAGATGGTCAGGTTAGAGCtgtcaactcctctcttcacactCAAACGTTTAGTCTCAGTAAAGTCCTTGTTAAAGTTGTTGTCATAAAAATTATTTCCAGTGCCATAATATGATGATGCCATGAGAAGAGGCTTCTGTCCAACAGTTTGCTTGTACCAAGAGATGCCGATGAAATTAGATCGACAAAAGCAAGTGAGAGATACACTTTGTCCAAGGTGTGTAACCATCACAGGGTCTGGTTGTATTACATCGTTGTTAAGTGCACAACCTGGGAAGCAAACAAactaaataaatcaaagacaAAGGTATAGTACAGAATGatacattattatcattattcaGACTACATGGTCATTCAATTGGATTCAAAAAGACTGACATAAAAAGTACAAGGATCCACATTTATATTTCTTACTTACCAAAATTGGAGTAAAACAAAAAGATTGTCCAATATATAATCATCATTTTAATGTCCTTTCTGCACTGCATAGTGGTGGGTCTGACAACGGGGCACCTTTTATATGATGACACTCATCGGGTAATCATTATGAAGTAGGCGGAAACTCTGAACTAAGGGATTTTATTGGCTGTCTGAACAGGCATAAAACATCTGATAAAAACTACAATCTAACATGTGTCCTGTGGCATACCATAGTTAGAGCAGCCCTTCAATGATGTAAAGTCAGAGATACTGGTTTGTATTTTTTCATCATTTGGGTCGGTGGCTGAGACTAGTGGTACATATGTCCTCTTTGACATACACAGGGGGTTTACATTGTATTTCTCACTTCATGTCTGTAGAAGGCAGTTCAAGCTTTCAGGAGGAAGTGAACTCTGGTGAGGTTGGAATCTTTTTGACAAAATATGTGATCCTTTGAAACCTTGTGCAGATAAGTGGTAAGAATTGGGTCATTAAACTTCAAAATAAAAGCATGTTTAATGAACTATCACACAAGCGTAAAGGCAGCTTACAGAGTTCCATGTTACAACTATTATCATCAAAAGGAAGAGTTCAGACATTTGCAAAATCATTATATAAATGTTGTACACTTCtacaaaaacaaatgtatgcaGTCAGTGAACCTCAACCACTATTAGTGAGGATTTGAGACTTCTGAAACCATCCTAGCATCAGCTTTCACACTTGCTGTTATTTTACATTTATATTAGGCAAAGCTAGGCCCCTGCAAAAGCATCCTACAGCAAATGagaaatgtacagtatataatcGCCAGTTCTCACGGGCACAATCAACATCAAAGTGGAGTTCAGAGGAGGGGTGGGGCTTAACTTAGAATGTTGCTGATTGGATGACCCTCACATGTCACATCCTGTAGGtggtttcttcctctctctgttctctctgttctctcctctgtctcctgggaTTGGTACTCTTCTTGTCAGTGAACTTCAGGGCAGTGTAGTTCAGGACATCATCGTCGCCGTGGAGCTATGGGGATGAAACACAGACTCACTCAATTCAGACTCTGGGTCAAATCTAATGCTGTGATATTTAGCTTTAATACTCTTACCTAGTCTCACTCTTGATACAGCAATTCTGCTAACCTGTTGGTCTGACGTGTTGGCATGAGGATTCCCATACTGGCTTTGCTGAGAAGGGGTCCCCACTAAAAGACAACTGACAAAACAATTAAAACACTTGAATCCTCTTCTTGTTTACTAAGTAAAAGGCGTACTGCCATGTCTTATTTTATTCTGAATTAAGAAATGACATCAGAGAACCTTTAAATACGTTGCTATGTTTGTGAGGGGGTGTTAGTTGCATGAGAAGAGAAAAAGCTGTTCATCACTACAACATAAAGATGCCTGAGTATGGCCCAAATAAATACATTGTCTTGATTATTGTTAAATGCTTTATTTATCATATCACAAGTATGTCATTGTCAATGAGTTTGGAAGAAAAGCAATGCACCTAATTCATTACAGTTACAGccaataaaataaacaattaagGCTGTGTCATTCATCCTGTTCTACTGTCTGATCCCAGAGTACGTCGTCACCTCCTCCATGTTGCTTCTCTGTCTTCTAGACCTGTTCTTCTTGTTGCTCAGATTCAGAGCTACATAATGGAGACTGTCTGCATCTTGGGCCTGTGAAGAACAATTATAAAATGGGGGAAGTATTACTACATGTTTTTGTTGTAACCCCTTTCATAGTTATTTTTATGGTAATACAACATAAGGAATTCTGTTTACCCCTGTATCTGAAGAAGAGACTGCTGGACATCTTGTCTGAGAGACGGGTCCTGAAAAGAAAGACAGAAAAGATGAAGATACAACTCCTTCTTCCACTACTGATATATCTGGTGATATCAAAGGAGAGCAACTTCTCTGAAGGACTTAACCTGCTACATTTATAATTCATTTATTTGGTATGGACTTCACTTTCCTCTACACTTCAGACACTTTCTCCTGTTCATGGTATTCATGATGCTACCAAGGACAATGATCAGGATAAACGATAGAACCAACGCTGCACTCAGGCAATACACCAAGAGAGGAGTGTCTGCGCCATTGTCTGGGAAAATGATTGGACGTTTTCTTATGTGATCTAAATAACTAGAACTGTGTACAGTTGGACACAATATATTATACAATAGATATAAACAGAAATGTGAGATGTATCACCTACCCTTGATCTCCAGCTTGGTCCCGTTCCCAAACAGTATCTCCCCATatgaggccacagcacagtagtaagtcccagcatcagagaggctgaggttcCTCTTGGGGAGGTTGTAGACACAGCTCTGTGTAGGAGACCCAGCCTCAGGGCTCTTCTCACACTGATCACTCCTGTCTCCATGGGTGTAAATTATTCCTGGATGGGATACTCCTGAGCCATGTCTGAACCAATAGACACTGTGTTCTCCTGcacaggtctcagtgtgtattgTACAGTTCAGAGTAACAGAGTCTCCTGGCTGGACTGACTCAGACACAGACTGCTGTACAATGGTGGTGTTTCTGGACCCTGAACCTGACAAAAAGGTTTTCATGTCAGTAAATGTGTTTCCTATTTTGTGTCCTAACTCAACATTTGTTGAAAACTTAAGCCACAGTAATATATTATTGTGGGATTACCTTACATTTAATTAAGACATTGTATATTCAAAATGTAAAGTGCAACAATGCTCAATATTATTGTTGCAGAACAGCAGTTTCTAGTTATTTTCTCTCTAAATTCAGATTGTATACCTTTAACAATGAGAATGGCTCCTGTCTCCAAATTCCACCTTGTTGGAATAAGAACTCCCACAGTAATATATTGATGAGCTGCATGTCTGAGATCCTTAGGTGTTTTATTCCTTCACCACTTTGCACTGAGAAGCGAGGGTTGCCTTTAAATTAATTGTGGAATGTAGCATTATTGTCATCCTTATAAGAAGTTGTCATGAGCTAAGAATTGTCACCCAAGGCTTGCTTGAACCACAAGAGGTGCGGTGCCAAGTTGCCTTCATGGAAGCAGTGCAAAGTCACTGTGTCTCCTATGTTGGCTGCCTTATTCATCCCACCATGGTCTTCACAGGTAAACTGAGAATCACTTACTGTAGATAATCAATGCTGAAAGTGGAACAATGCTAATCATTTGCAACAACTGGCTGGAAGAAAGCTGTCTAATACTCTGTTAAAACTCTTATCTGGATTGTAAGAACAATCAAAATATTATCCAACAATATATACGTTTTTCACGTAGTTCTTCCCAAAAACTATTTAAGCatacattatacagtgcattaagaaagtattcagaccccttgactttttcaacattttgttacattacagccttattctaaaattgattaaataaataaaacatttaatcaatctacacacaataccacataatgacaaagcgaaaacaggtttttagatttttttagcaaatgtattacatataaaaaagagaaatacctaatttatatatttagaccctttactatgagactaaaaaatttagctcaggtgcatgtcagagcaataaccaagccatgaggtcgaaggaattgtccaagaacgcagtggcctgcatcattcttaaatggaagaagtttggaaccaccaagacttttcctagagctgaccaCCCAGCCAAGCatagcaattgggggagaagg of Coregonus clupeaformis isolate EN_2021a unplaced genomic scaffold, ASM2061545v1 scaf0414, whole genome shotgun sequence contains these proteins:
- the LOC123484708 gene encoding uncharacterized protein LOC123484708 produces the protein MIIYWTIFLFYSNFGCALNNDVIQPDPVMVTHLGQSVSLTCFCRSNFIGISWYKQTVGQKPLLMASSYYGTGNNFYDNNFNKDFTETKRLSVKRGVDSSNLTISKTESGDSATYYCGAMEVGEVKFGEGTFLIVKDSGSNSMSVIQQPVSESVQPGDSVTLNCTIHNETCAGEHSVYWFRHGSGESHPGIIYTHRDRSDQCEKSPEAGSPTQNCVYNLPKGNLSLSDAGTYYCAVASCGEILFGNGTKLDIEDGCKEDHVLLVYCLGVVLALCVILSIVLGCVLYKMTKKTYLLFRGRHPQSSTSSVPSSHNQDQDADTLQFAALNVIHKKVNAGRQRSAMERDTVYSGMRILDLLPIIRTGVLLCCLIIFIIIYLIRK